The window ACCCTGAACATCGAATTCCCGCAGCACACGATCGTGCAGCGGTACTGGCTGCCATCCATTCGGGCCGCCCTTGAAATCAATGGGAAGCGCGCCAGCAAAGCGCTCGAAACCCTGCAGACCGCGGCCCCCTACGAACTGGCCCAGAATGAGCCGATCAATTTGGGTATGATGTGCCCGGTTTATCTGCGAGGGGAGGCGTACCTGCTGGCGCGCCAGGGCAAGGAAGCAGCGGCGGAATTTCAGAAGATGATTGACCATCGCGGCATCCTGCTCAATTTCCCGCTCGGCGCGCTCGCCCACCTCGGCCTCGCCCGCGCCTACGCTCTCCAGGGCGACAGTGCCAAAGCCCGCGCCGCCTACCAGGACTTCCTTACCCTGTGGAAAGACGGCGACCCTGACATTCCCATCCTGCAACAGGCCAAGGGCGAGTTCGCAAAGCTTCGGTAAGGCATTGCGCTTCAGGCTCGTGATGCTACGCCGTCACGTCCCCGAAGAAGTCCTTCATTCTTCTTGAAGACACTGTCCAGCTTCGTCATCTCCACAATTTGTTGACCCGCGGTCTGTGCAAAATAGAACACTGCCCGAGAGGATGCGCTTCGCTACTGCCAATCGCCGGTGTCGTACTTGACCCGCAGCAGCCGCCAGGCGACTCGCACTCTTTCCATAGCTTTTCCAAATGCCAGATCCCCCGCTTCGGAACAAGGGTCGTGAGGCGAACAAAAACCAGAGAAAGCCCCATTATCCGTGGACTAAGGGGCGGGGAAGGTCACCGCCGCAGATCTCAAATTTCAGGCCCAGGTTACCAGTCACCACTGAAGCGATTACGTCGGTGACGTTGTCCCTCCACCCTCATGGCGCTAACTTCAGCCACTCGCGCCTTGGGGGCGCGGCAGCATGGACATGGTGGAAGTGGACAGTTTTGCCCTGCTGTGTCAGATCGTGATGCCGGCAGAGGTACTAAACGACGAGAATCGTGCCTTTCCGCGCTGGCTATCGCGTTTTCCCATTCTGCACGGGCTGGGCCTGCCTATCCGCTTCGGACTTGCCGCCGACATCAACGACGATGGCATGTGCTTCTTGACCGCCGCTGCCTACCCCGTGGGCAGCGTCATCCTGCTGGAAATGCGCATCCCGGGCGGCCCGATTCAGGTCAAAGCCCTGGTCCGCTACTGTACCGGCCGCGCAGCCGGGGTACAGTTCCTCAACCTATCGCGAGAACAACGCATGGTGCTGCTAAGTTTCTGTGTCGTCGGTCAGCGCAGGCGACCGAACTGAAGCTAGAGCATCGCTATTACGTCAATTTCCACCAGCACGTCCTTCGGCAGCCGCGC is drawn from Terriglobales bacterium and contains these coding sequences:
- a CDS encoding PilZ domain-containing protein, whose amino-acid sequence is MDMVEVDSFALLCQIVMPAEVLNDENRAFPRWLSRFPILHGLGLPIRFGLAADINDDGMCFLTAAAYPVGSVILLEMRIPGGPIQVKALVRYCTGRAAGVQFLNLSREQRMVLLSFCVVGQRRRPN